The sequence below is a genomic window from Sebastes fasciatus isolate fSebFas1 chromosome 11, fSebFas1.pri, whole genome shotgun sequence.
AACACTCCCCCTCGCTGTCTCTCATTTTCCCCTTTCAACTTcccatctctttttttctctctcataaAAAGCAGACACCTGGAACTCCTTCCAGGTCATCTCCTTCTCCATGCCCTGATCTTTGTAGAGGGAAAAGACTTTAGCAGGGCAGTAAATGTACTTCCCTGCTATTCCAGGGAATCCAGTGTGAATGTGAGGACTGTTTGGGCCCTGTTTCAGTTCCATCTTACAGAACCGACACTTGCGACCTGTCTGCGGGGAGTCAGTCCTTTTCCTCTTCTGCTGTCCTCGCTCCTCCACCCTTTTTTTTGTGGCGTCCAGTTCCTGCTGGAAGAACTTTGTAGCTGCAAAGTCTTGAAAGGGCATTTTGGGGTTTGTCAGACCTTCAGCACCATAAGCCTTGAAAACTTTAGTGGAGCAGTAGAAATATCTGACAGGACCTTGCTGGAAGAAGAAGTGGATGGAAGAACCATCATTCTCATACCTCGACTTTGGCTGGCCACAGGAaagacatgtttttgtgtgtgcctTCTTTTGCTGTGGTTGTTGTTGCTGAGGCTGGTGTTGGTGCTGCTGTTGCTTTTCCATTATGTTATGAACAATTTTCTCAATTGATGCTTGCGTTAGAGGTGTGGCACGGGTCTGAACAGGCGGAGGTGGGTTAAAAACTGCAACAGGCATGGTAACAACCGGCACAGTGGTAGTCTCACTGCCCTCTGACAGAGAGTGCCAGAGTTCCTGCCTCTCTTGCAGTTTTTCGGGGCTGGTGTTTAAAGAGGAGCTGGTGTTTAATAATTTACTGAGGTGCTTTACGTACTGTGAAATATGTAGTTTGGTAGTTGGGTGGAGCATGCTGTTTGGGTCTGTACAGGTGTTGTGAACTAGAGCAGCATAGTCCTGGTCCACAAGCTTGAGCATGTCCTTCTGCCCACGGTGTTTGTTCAGCAGGTTGTCAATAACCTGCTTCATAGGGGCTGGCCAGCGTTTGTGGTCCAACACAAATACCCTCCCACCAGTCTTCACAGGTCCAGTGCGAGCTCCAGTTGGGGAGGACAGCAGGGGCAGAGACGGCGGAGATGTGGtttctataaaaataaaagacgGAGTACAATAAATCATTCTGGCACACAGAAGGGGGAAAACCCCAATTCATACACTCGCATgggtgaaaacattttatactttGTCAGATTTTTTAGATAATGGCTCATGGCTGACTGGTATGTTTATGTAAAAGTAGATTCATTAACACATCAAATAAGGCCCTCATATTGTCTCATCTCTAAGAAAAGAAAGATGCAACACATCTATTAGGGTATTTACTAAATAAATAGGATGAAAATCCAGTTACTGATGCTGAAGTTTTGTCAAgtactttgtctgtctgtcaaatGTTTACCTGGCTCTGTCTGAGGCTCGGGAGTTGCACTTGGAGTCACTTCTGGTTTTATAGCCAAGTCAGCAGGAGGGCATGCAGCAAACTGAAACAGCTTCTGTGGTGCCATGGAGGATGACTGAAGAGGCTCAGACTGGGCAGTGAGCTGGCCGCTTTGCGGAGGTGGATTCCGGTCTGTGGTAGAGTCGGTCTTGCTCCTGTGCTTGTCCCAGTCTAGAGGAACTGGGCGGCAACCAGGCTCAACATACTCAAGGCCAAACTTCTCTCCAGTGTCTCTGTTAGAGAGTTGAAAAGCAGGATATTTCACGTGCCCCAACACCCATTCAGAGACTGCATTGAGCTCTGCCATCAACGCTGGATCAAAGACAGCTGGGAGGTGAACGCCCGGCTGCTTCAAGTCCACCAGACGCTGGTAATTCCACCGCGCCACCCCTGTCATCCCCTGTGCCTGAAACAGCTCTGTGGAGACACGTGTTCCAGTGACCCACTGAGCCTGGTGGAAATGGTATCCCTCCTGCTGGGATGTGCCTCTGATGGGGATCCAAACAGGAACTCTAGCCCCTTCACCCTTCACATGATTCAGCTGCACTGTTCCTCCATGCCTGTACAAGATCCTACCCTCCACCTCAGGATCACTCAGGCAACCTCGCAGGATGTGCACACGCTGAATCCGCCATGTCTTCAGCATAGAGGGCTTGAAGAGAGGAGCACCATTTGGATCACACGTGAGGTGAAAGTGCTGGAAAACTCCCTCGACTCTCTTGATGAGCTCCTCAGGCAGTGGAATTCTGGTCCTGCAGTGCTCGCGAGTGTGTGGCTTTGTTGGGTTGGCAGGCTGAATTCCACAGAAGGCATAGGCGTCTTTAAGCCTCTGCAGGTCTTCCTGGTCCACCACAGAAAAGGCTGCAGACAGAAACTGGGCAAAAGAGCTGTACAGAGGATGGTGCTCTGACACACACTCCCGGAGAAACCGCCTCAGACAGTGGAACAAGTCCAGCTTGATGGTCATGTTTGTATTGAAGTCTGATCGTGATGCACAGACGTTCAGCAGGTTACCAGAAGTGGCCTCAGCAACAATGGCATCAGTTGTCCTCCAAGCATCCCAGTTCAGATGCTCTCCTGCACAAGATTCTGCCACCTTAAACGCTGCACAGCAATCCCTGAAAGAAAGAATGGAGACAAATATAGCCATGAATGTTAAAGCAGTCATATCAATCACTATGTGCAGTCCAGTGTATTCACTCATGACAATATAATTATTCCTATGAGCTAAATGAATGCAAAGGGATTTTCTTTCATCAAActggaaatatgaaatatgaaaagcAATGTAAGTTGTGATTATGAGCTGTTCATGTCAccaataatagaaaaaaatattgatgaTAACGTACCTGTCTACCCACTGGTATTGTGCCTTCTCTAGGCCTGCAGTGCTGTAGCGGTGTGCTAGTCCCTCGTACAGGGGCTTGAGGGACTTCTCTGTCTCAGACTGCACCATCACCCATGAAAGGATCATCCAGTTCTCGTTCATGACCGCATACGATGACATGGTCCCGGATGAAAAGGTGACCTTTCTGGCAACTTTCCGTGTGTGGTCTGAGCGGAACGCCTGTCCAAAGGTGCCCTGCAGAAGGTTTTTGATGGCATCTTCCTGGTGTTGATATTCATGCAGTAGGCAGTCAGTCAGGTAGTGTGCAGACACAGAGATCCCGTTCCAGCCATCTGAATCCCCGTAGTCCCCGAAGGGAGCTGGCTTGGTTTCCTGTCTTATGAACTGAGTGATGGTTCTCTGGTCATACCTCCCTGCCTCGCCATCCATGGTGTTTTGGCAGCTGAGCAGGTAGGCCAGGTGAGCACGTTCGTATTTTAGATGCATCATCTCCATGATCTGCTTTGTCATGTCGGTGGGTGAGTTACCTGTGCGCCTGAGCTCGTCCATGACCGATTTACAGATGGCCTTCTTGTAGGTCAGTATTGCTGGCAACAGGTTTGTGAACCTCTTTGGAAGCTTTTCCAGCCACAGTGGGTTGTCAGCATACCACCTCTTCCGGCACACTTTGCAGCACAGCCTGGATGACAACAGGTAGTACTGTCCAGTGATGCCAACAATCACATGAGGCCTACCAACACCTGCAGAGGTAACTTGAGGCTGAGCACAACCTTCGATACATGGCAGAGTGTCGTTGTTCCTCAGCCTCGCCATCAAGTTGTCATTCTCTGGCTTCCATATGAAAAAGGGATGGAGCTGAGAGTACTTTGGGGATGGAAGATCAGAGATGCTGTCAATTAATTCTGGCTGGGGAGGGAGACGCCACAGTGACAGCATCTTCATGGGGTTGCGCACAGGAATGGAGCCTGGCCAGAGACCCAGGGATTCCAGCTCTGTCTTCATCCAGATCCTCTGCTGCTGTGAACAGTTCCACTGACTGACATCATGGTCATAGCCAGGAagctgtggaggaggacagcTGGGGACAGCTGATGGCCTGGGTAATGGCTGACCTGGTCAGGCAAGAAGAAAGACATAGCAAATTATTAAGATTGTGTGTTGACTTGATTCTATCTCTTTGACACGCACACAGCCAAATCAAGAACATTCAAATACTTACTTTGAGCTCTTGGCGGTTGCAGCGGCGGTTGAATGGGCTCTGCAGACGTCTCAGGAGAAATCGGAAGTGCCTCTGACACTATAtagaatattaaacatttcattattattcacagtaagataaataaaaaacttgaCTATGACATTGTGCACCAGTATCTGATTTACATCAATGAGAACAGTTCCGATGGACACTACATATGGATATTTTTAAGATGCaaatacagttaaaataatACACACCTGGAACAGTGACAGTTGTCTCTGTTGGCAAGGGTCCTGGTGTTTCTGGCATCAGGAACATCAGCTCCTGAGGAAGGGGCACAGGTCTCTTTACCATCGGCAGAGCAGGGGCTGCAAGGAGATAAGGACCACAAAAAGTAATCAATTATTGGTTTATAACGGACATAATCAGAGGGAATATGACAGAAAGGTTTAAatggataaaaagaaatataatgcaTTTACCATCTACTTGTGAACCCGTCAGTTCAGTTGGTGTGGACAGTGTAGCAGATGGTACTACAACAGAAAAAATCTTGTCAGTCatttatattttgacaatataaaaaaaactggtgTTAGTAAAGGCATACATTATCCATCTTTTACTTCACCTGCTTATCTCAGCCTTATATAGTTAAACAGACTGTTtgttacattaaagtataaagaaTTTCATTCATACACATGCAGTTTAGTTCTGTATGGATAAATATTTAGTAGTCAGTCATTACAATTTAGCCTAAGCAGGGGAAGCAACATGGCACActgcaaacacatgcatacaagTGTTAGTAACCACAGCAGtcctatatgtatatgtatatgtatatatatgtatatgtatatgtatgtatatatatgtatatgtatgtatatatatatatatatatatatatatatatatatatatatatattcatcatataagtctAAAAACTGGAATAAAGAGTGCTACTTACCCTCAACGCCCTGCATTCAATTCACCTTTCCTATCCCAAACAGACATGAATTAGActatatttgatatattctgCTTTTGACAAGCTCAGACAAACGTGGCCTATttagtattttgaaaattgtAATATGGTATAGAAGCATATAATAAGTGTTAAAATTAAGCATGAATAGTACGTTGTACACAACATGACAAAGTATGAAAAACCCTGAGACATTGGTTCTcaattaataaacaatattctggtgttctctcattttaacagaggtggaagaagtactctgatcttgtacttcagtgatagtactgataccacagtgtagaaatactctgctacaagtaaaagtcctgcattaaaaacctTAAGTATAAGTACATGCTGTGACAACAGCGTTAAGTGCAAACACGACGACTTTATGATTCATATGAAGCTTGTTCATTTATCATTCTGTCAATGTGTCTATGTAAAGTAACGTTAGTGTGTCCATATCTAACCTTACTGCTGATGTAAGCTGCTGATATACCGTAATTAACGCTACATTAGACATTAATGTTAACTAACAACGTGATGCTTTCAACCTAAGGAATGTTAAGTTTCGTTAGCTTGTAATTCATCCGAATATACCGCAGCAGCTCGACACAATAAACTGAGGAAacacggctaacgttaactgtaTAGCGTCCACACAAGCAAGAACACGTCACACAGCGCCAGGATACATTATAGTAACATGTTGGTTCGTTTTTAATAATGTTACGTTAGCTTGTAGTTCATCCCAAAGTACCGCGGCGACACAATAAACGGGAGAAACACGACTAACGTTAACTTTATAGCGTTCACAGAAACAAGAACACGTCAGACAGCGCCAGGATACATTATAGTAACATGTTGGTTCGTTGTTAATAATGTTACGTTAGCTTGTAGTTCATCCCAAAGTCGCCAACACGGCCGCCACGGCCGCCACGGCGACACAATAAACTGAAGAAacacggctaacgttaactttatAGCGTCCACACAAGCAAGGACACGTCACACAGCGCCAGGATACATTATAGTAACATGTCGGTAATCGTTATTTATCTAAATATAACTCACCGTTTGGCGTAATGTCCACAAAGCGCAGCTCAAGCTCAAGTCGATGCGAAGTGTAGATCATCCAAACCAACACTGACAGAGTGGCGAAGGAAACAacaactcctcctctcctcggaAAAAGGGCGCCAAACAAACAATAGCGGCCAAAGATATATTGCATCCGTAGTGGTTCAGCACTACCATAGAGAATGAATGGAAATGTGTTTAGGGCGCTTTAGCTAAAGAATCCCCGGGTGccgattccccgacggggagttTAGCATTTTCTACCggctgctgattattcaacaagaaagacaaaagttgtaaagcagcagcagttgttacttcacagcagaatggagaattcccaattagcagccactcagcacgcaatgtgatattcctaccatatgttggtttccgggaggctgcggagaaggactttcttttggcatcatggaagttctggcaaaccgttagacgactcaagaagggagagcaggttttggctcagactgtgttcagcaggggagcagaactgctgaccctgactgaggatattatcgagcggcggaaagagcattttgaagagctcctgagcccgaccaacacatcctccgtggaggaggcagagtttgaggacttgggggaagcgtcacccatatccctggcagaggtgtgtgaggtagttaagaagctcttcagcggtaaggtgccaggtgtggatgagagtcgctctgagatgcttaaggctttgcacattgtttggctgtcttgaccgacacgcctcttcagtttcgcatggaggtccgggacagtgcctgtgggatggcagaacggggccgtgattcacatttgtaaaaagggagaccggagggtgtgctccaatcatgaaggtatcgcactgctcagcctctctgggaagggtgctggaaaggtggcgctagccAATTGTTGAAcctcagatcaagaaggagcagagcggattccgtcctggtcatggaacagtggaccacctctttatccttgtatggttgaacagaaacccccacgtcaatgctgaaaggtgtaaactctgaattcagcgtggcatgacattgaatagtctatttacgcggttgtatccaaatttcacatccgcggtcgaccagagcaaacgcaaccagaatgtctcactgtccttcaacttcaatgattccccgtgtatctatatattccctgaaggaaggaagccaaacacgatttcaagtagtgttacttattacccggtgtactgggaatacaactcggcagacttggactgtgaaagagtaaggatgaacaaaggaatgtgtttccgcccagtttcgaactggggacctttcgcgtgttaggcgaacgtgataaccgctacactacggaaaccgatgaaaaggcccttttacgcatctgggcgcgttaatgcacctgcatacttcaccgcaaacattgcaaatgccagacgtcatgttagcttttgacttggagatatcagatgataaattctaaaccggattcagtcacagctgctgtgtcatggatttgagtgacagtaaatgcagtaggcacgctaaccataaatgtctattttattagaaacagtccttcatcatgaatctagtcatttgtcgaaaagggtttattgtagcctggtttcagtcctcccattatcagcatgaaaacaacattcacaaaaaagaaaaagatttgagccactgaggtacagaaacccccaagtcaatgctgaaaggcatcacctccgaattcagcgtgacatgacattgagtggtctatttacgtggtttcatccacatttcacatctgcgatttaccagagccaacacaaccaaaatgtgtcgctgtccttcaacttcaatcattccctgtatatctctgtatatttcccgtatacactggaacagcgccccctgcccgttgacgtgccaaaaacagggatgaagcagtcctcgttagtatagtggacagtatctccgcctgtcacgcggaagaccggggttcgattccccgacggggagttTAGCATTTTCTACCggctgctgattattcaacaagaaagacaaaagttgtaaagcagcagcagttgttacttcacagcagaatggagaattcccaattagcagccactcagcacgcaatgtgatattcctaccatatgttggtttccgggaggctgcggagaaggactttcttttggcatcatggaagttctggcaaaccgttagacgactcaagaagggagagcaggttttggctcagactgtgttcagcaggggagcagaactgctgaccctgactgaggatattatcgagcggcggaaagagcattttgaagagctcctgagcccgaccaacacatcctccgtggaggaggcagagtttgaggacttgggggaagcgtcacccatatccctggcagaggtgtgtgaggtagttaagaagctcttcagcggtaaggtgccaggtgtggatgagagtcgctctgagatgcttaaggctttgcacattgtttggctgtcttgaccgacacgcctcttcagtttcgcatggaggtccgggacagtgcctgtgggatggcagaacggggccgtgattcacatttgtaaaaagggagaccggagggtgtgctccaatcatgaaggtatcgcactgctcagcctctctgggaagggtgctggaaaggtggcgctagccAATTGTTGAAcctcagatcaagaaggagcagagcggattccgtcctggtcatggaacagtggaccacctctttatccttgtatggttgaacagaaacccccacgtcaatgctgaaaggtgtaaactctgaattcagcgtggcatgacattgaatagtctatttacgcggttgtatccaaatttcacatccgcggtcgaccagagcaaacgcaaccagaatgtctcactgtccttcaacttcaatgattccccgtgtatctatatattccctgaaggaaggaagccaaacacgatttcaagtagtgttacttattacccggtgtactgggaatacaactcggcagacttggactgtgaaagagtaaggatgaacaaaggaatgtgtttccgcccagtttcgaactggggacctttcgcgtgttaggcgaacgtgataaccgctacactacggaaaccgatgaaaaggcccttttacgcatctgggcgcgttaatgcacctgcatacttcaccgcaaacattgcaaatgccagacgtcatgttagcttttgacttggagatatcagatgataaattctaaaccggattcagtcacagctgctgtgtcatggatttgagtgacagtaaatgcagtaggcacgctaaccataaatgtctattttattagaaacagtccttcatcatgaatctagtcatttgtcgaaaagggtttattgtagcctggtttcagtcctcccattatcagcatgaaaacaacattcacaaaaaagaaaaagatttgagccactgaggtacagaaacccccaagtcaatgctgaaaggcatcacctccgaattcagcgtgacatgacattgagtggtctatttacgtggtttcatccacatttcacatctgcgatttaccagagccaacacaaccaaaatgtgtcgctgtccttcaacttcaatcattccctgtatatctctgtatatttcccgtatacactggaacagcgccccctgcccgttgacgtgccaaaaacagggatgaagcagtcctcgttagtatggtggacagtatctccgcctgtcacgcggaagaccggggttcgattccccgacggggagttTAGCATTTTCTACCggctgctgattattcaacaagaaagacaaaagttgtaaagcagcagcagttgttacttcacagcagaatggagaattcccaattagcagccactcagcacgcaatgtgatattcctaccatatgttggtttccgggaggctgcggagaaggactttcttttggcatcatggaagttctggcaaaccgttagacgactcaagaagggagagcaggttttggctcagactgtgttcagcaggggagcagaactgctgaccctgactgaggatattatcgagcggcggaaagagcattttgaagagctcctgagcccgaccaacacatcctccgtggaggaggcagagtttgaggacttgggggaagcgtcacccatatccctggcagaggtgtgtgaggtagttaagaagctcttcagcggtaaggtgccaggtgtggatgagagtcgctctgagatgcttaaggctttgcacattgtttggctgtcttgaccgacacgcctcttcagtttcgcatggaggtccgggacagtgcctgtgggatggcagaacggggccgtgattcacatttgtaaaaagggagaccggagggtgtgctccaatcatgaaggtatcgcactgctcagcctctctgggaagggtgctggaaaggtggcgctagccAATTGTTGAAcctcagatcaagaaggagcagagcggattccgtcctggtcatggaacagtggaccacctctttatccttgtatggttgaacagaaacccccacgtcaatgctgaaaggtgtaaactctgaattcagcgtggcatgacattgaatagtctatttacgcggttgtatccaaatttcacatccgcggtcgaccagagcaaacgcaaccagaatgtctcactgtccttcaacttcaatgattccccgtgtatctatatattccctgaaggaaggaagccaaacacgatttcaagtagtgttacttattacccggtgtactgggaatacaactcggcagacttggactgtgaaagagtaaggatgaacaaaggaatgtgtttccgcccagtttcgaactggggacctttcgcgtgtgaggcgaacgtgataaccgctacactacggaaaccgatgaaaaggcccttttacgcatctgggcgcgttaatgcacctgcatacttcaccgcaaacattgcaaatgccagacgtcatgttagcttttgacttggagatatcagatgataaattctaaaccgg
It includes:
- the LOC141777203 gene encoding uncharacterized protein LOC141777203, which produces MTDKIFSVVVPSATLSTPTELTGSQVDAPALPMVKRPVPLPQELMFLMPETPGPLPTETTVTVPVSEALPISPETSAEPIQPPLQPPRAQSQPLPRPSAVPSCPPPQLPGYDHDVSQWNCSQQQRIWMKTELESLGLWPGSIPVRNPMKMLSLWRLPPQPELIDSISDLPSPKYSQLHPFFIWKPENDNLMARLRNNDTLPCIEGCAQPQVTSAGVGRPHVIVGITGQYYLLSSRLCCKVCRKRWYADNPLWLEKLPKRFTNLLPAILTYKKAICKSVMDELRRTGNSPTDMTKQIMEMMHLKYERAHLAYLLSCQNTMDGEAGRYDQRTITQFIRQETKPAPFGDYGDSDGWNGISVSAHYLTDCLLHEYQHQEDAIKNLLQGTFGQAFRSDHTRKVARKVTFSSGTMSSYAVMNENWMILSWVMVQSETEKSLKPLYEGLAHRYSTAGLEKAQYQWVDRDCCAAFKVAESCAGEHLNWDAWRTTDAIVAEATSGNLLNVCASRSDFNTNMTIKLDLFHCLRRFLRECVSEHHPLYSSFAQFLSAAFSVVDQEDLQRLKDAYAFCGIQPANPTKPHTREHCRTRIPLPEELIKRVEGVFQHFHLTCDPNGAPLFKPSMLKTWRIQRVHILRGCLSDPEVEGRILYRHGGTVQLNHVKGEGARVPVWIPIRGTSQQEGYHFHQAQWVTGTRVSTELFQAQGMTGVARWNYQRLVDLKQPGVHLPAVFDPALMAELNAVSEWVLGHVKYPAFQLSNRDTGEKFGLEYVEPGCRPVPLDWDKHRSKTDSTTDRNPPPQSGQLTAQSEPLQSSSMAPQKLFQFAACPPADLAIKPEVTPSATPEPQTEPETTSPPSLPLLSSPTGARTGPVKTGGRVFVLDHKRWPAPMKQVIDNLLNKHRGQKDMLKLVDQDYAALVHNTCTDPNSMLHPTTKLHISQYVKHLSKLLNTSSSLNTSPEKLQERQELWHSLSEGSETTTVPVVTMPVAVFNPPPPVQTRATPLTQASIEKIVHNIMEKQQQHQHQPQQQQPQQKKAHTKTCLSCGQPKSRYENDGSSIHFFFQQGPVRYFYCSTKVFKAYGAEGLTNPKMPFQDFAATKFFQQELDATKKRVEERGQQKRKRTDSPQTGRKCRFCKMELKQGPNSPHIHTGFPGIAGKYIYCPAKVFSLYKDQGMEKEMTWKEFQVSAFYEREKKRWEVERGK